DNA sequence from the Sulfurimonas sp. HSL3-1 genome:
TTCCAAAACTCGACGGGCTGAATTTTCATGCGCTTTGCGAACAGAACGTCGATGCCCTTGAAGGGGTCCTCGAAGCCTTCGAAGCGAAGTTTGGTGCCTACATCGACGGGCTCGAGTACATCAATTTCGGCGGGGGGCACCACATTACCCGCGCCGATTACGACGTCGAGCGCCTGATCGAGGTGATACGCGCTTTCCGCGAGCGCCATAAGGGGATCACCGTCTACCTGGAACCGGGTGAAGCGGTCGGCTGGCAGACCGGTCCGCTGGTCGCGACGGTGCTCGACATCGTGCATAACGGGATGGACATCGCCATCCTCGACATCTCCGCCGAGGCGCATATGCCTGACACACTGGCCATGCCGTACCGCGCCGAGGTGCGCGATGCTGCCGAGACCGGGGAAAAACCTCATACCTACCGTCTCGGTGGCAATACCTGTCTGGCGGGCGATATCATGGGAGACTACGCCTTCGATGCGCCGCTGCAAGTAGGGGACCAGATCGTCTTCGAAGACCAGATCCACTACACCTTCGTCAAAAACACGGCCTTCAACGGTGTGCAGCTTCCTTCACTGGCCATACTGCGGCAAAACGGACAGATGGAGATCATCAAGCGGTTCGGCTACGAAACCTACCGCGATCGTCTCTCCTGACCGATTTCTTACCCTGAAGGGCATCATAGCCTGTTGATGTAGGGTTCGACCTCTTTTTGCAGCATCGCTTCGAGCTCCTTTTCGCTCCGCTGCAGCGTCTCGCGGTAGATCCCGGGCACGATGCGAATGAACACTGCGACGATGGCGGGATCGAAGTGGGTACCGGAATGGCTTTTGATGTAGTCGAGGGAGGCCTCGAGCGTCATGGGCGCTTTATAGGGGCGGCGTGAGCTCAGGGCGTCAAAGACGTCGGCGACGCTGAAGATGCGCGCTTCCAGGGGGATCGCCTCTCCGCGCAGGCCGTGGGGATAACCGCTGCCGTCATACTTCTCATGGTGGCCGGCGATCACGCTCCCGGCGTTGGAAAGCCAGGTGACATGGCTGACGATTTCCAGCCCTTTCTCGACATGGCTTTTCATTAGCTCGAACTCATCGGCGGTCAATTTGCCCGCTTTTAACAAAATTGCGTCCGGAATGCCGATTTTGCCGATATCGTGGAGATAGGCGCCGAGGATGATATTGGCAATGTGCTTTTGACCGCAGCACTGCAGCGCCTCGGCAAGTCTCAGCGTATAGAGTGTGACACGGTAACTGTGGCTCGACGTGCCGCTGTCACGCTGGGCGACGGCGCTGCCGAGGGCGGAAACGGTCCCGAAATAGCTGCGGATCAGCTCACTGTTTTTGAGGCGAAGCTGCCGATAATAGAAGAGGATCATCGGAAAAAGGGCGAGGGCAAATACCGCGCCGGTCGCGAGCACAAGCCAGAGCGCGTTGGCATAATGCTCACGCATGCGCCGGATGATGCCCTCGTCGACGGGCAGCACGCCGCGGAAGGCTCTGACGACATGCCGCCCGAACGGGTTCTTGATTTCGGTAGGTCCGGTTGCAAAAACAAGATAGGGGGAGTGGGCATGTTCGATCAACGTAAAATGTTCTTCGCCGCTGACCGGCAGTTCAGGCAGGGGAGTACCCTGCCGAATCGACGGCCATTCTCCAGAGGCGAAAGTGTGCAGCAGGCGCCCTTTCCCGTCATAGGCCTCGAGATAGGGGATCTGCATGCTGTGCAGCACTTCACGCATCTCTTCACTGACCGTTTCGGCTTCATCCATCGTCAGGTGTGCACGTACCTGCGTCATGACGTCCGCGAAGAGCTGACTGACATAATCTTCCATCCGTGAATGGTGCTGTTGGTACACCGTGGCAAACATGATGCCGATGACAATGAGATAAGCGGTAATCATGCGTAACGTGAACGAGAGGAGCATAGTGGCATCTCCGGTACAGTGTGTCAACCTCTATTGTAACGCATCAGGGTACCGGATCCCAATGCCCGGGATCACCGGGGCAGCGCTTAGGGAAGGGCGACGACGTAGACTTGCCCTTTGCGGTAGACGTAGACACGCTTGATTTTCCCTTTGGCGTTTTTGTGCGCTTTGACCAGGGAGGCGATGTCGGTGACGGGGGTGTTTTCCAGCTGGACAATGATGTCTCCGGGCCGGATACCCTGCATCGCCGCATCGCTCTCGGCGTCGACTTCGGTGACAAGGACCCCCTCGACGTCATCGGGTATCCGCAGGCGGTAACGCTGCTGCGCGTCGATGTTCTGCAGGCTCACCCCTTCAAAGACGGCGTCGGCGTCGTTCGTGTCGTGTTCGCCCAGGTCGGTCAGATTGACATAGACGCTGTCGGTGTCGCCGTCGCGTTCATAGGTGATTTTGACACGGCTTCCGGGACGGTACATCCCGACCCTGTTCTTCAGGTCGGCGGCGTTGCGGATCGGGTCGCCGTCGACGGCGATTATGAGGTCGCCCCGTTTCAGTCCCGCCTTTGCCGCCGGCGAATCGACAACGATATCGTTGAGCAGGGCACCCTGCTCATGCTTGTACAGCGACTGCAGCTCTTTGGTCATATTGCCGATGCTGACGCCGAGGTAGCCCCGCGTGACGCTGCCGTCCTCGATCAGTTTCTTGGCAATGCTTTTGACCATATCGACCTCGATGGCAAAGCCGATCCCGTTGTTGCCGCCGCTGCGGGTGATAATGGCGGAGTTGATGCCGATCAGCGCCCCGCGGCTGTCGACCAGGGCCCCGCCGGAGTTCCCGGGATTGATGGAGGCATCGGTCTGGATGAAGTTCTCGTACTCATTGATCCCGATGCCGCTTTTATGCTGGGCCGAAACGATGCCCTGCGAGACGCTGAGGCCGACACCGAAGGGGTTGCCGATCGCAAAGACGATATCCCCGATCTGGAGCTCGGCGGAGCTGCCCATCCGGATCGGCGTCAGCCCCTCCGCGTCGATTCGGATAACGGCGATATCCGATTTGGGGTCACTACCGACAAGCTTGGCGCGGTACTCCTTTTGGGAATCCGGCAGTTTGACCATGATGGTGTCGGCATCTTCGACGACATGATTATTGGTGACGATGTAGCCGTCCTTGGTAACGATGACACCGGAACCGAGGCTCTGGCGGTGGGGATTGGGATTGTAGCGCCGTCCGAAGAACTGTTCAAAGAACGGGTGCATCTGTTCCATGTACTTCTGGGAGCGCGTCTGTTTCGATGAGATGTAGACGATGGATGCCTTCGCCCGCTCGACGGCAGGACTGAATGAGAGCACCTCGTTGGGACCGTTGGGCATCACCCTCTTGGTCACCGGAGGCATTTCGTCAAAGGTGACGGCCGCGGCCTGGAGGGTCAACACGGCGGAAAGAATGGAACTGAGTAGTAGGTATCTTCTGGGCATCGATCATCCTTTGAAAAGTGGAATAACCCAGTATAGAACGCGCTATTTAATCGTGTGTAAACAGTGTGCTACTCGTAGCGGAACAGGTCGGAGTCGCTGTAGGTGGAGTCTTCCGAGATATAGGCGTCGGGATGGGCGTCAAGAATTTTTTTCGCCTCTTCCGTGCTGGTGCATTTTCCCAGAAGCTCCTCGTACTCGAAGGGGCCGCTGGCCAGATTGATCCGCTTGCGCTGCTTGATAATGTAGATATGCTGTTTGACTTTTTCCGTTCCCATCAGTCAACCCTAAAATAGTTTGGTATAGATAGATTCTAGTGTGAAAATGTCAATTTAATATCACAAATAATTATAAAATAAATGAAAGTTTTCTAGAGGAGTCTCAGTGCGGTATCCACGGCATTGCGGTAACTGTTGAGGCGTGCTTTGCCGCGGTAGGCGATGTCGAACGCGGTGCCGTGGTCGACGGAAGTACGGATAATGGGAAGGTTCAGCGAGATGTTGACACTTTCGTCGAAATAGAGGGCCTTGAGGGGCGCGAGCCCCTGGTCGTGATACATGGCCACAATGTGACGGTGCACGGAACGGAAGGTCGGCGTAAAGGCGGCATCGGGAACGACCGGCCCGAAAAAGGGGCGTCCGTCGCACTTGAACCCTTTTGAGGCGATCGTGTCGTTGGCCAGGTCAATGGCCGCTTCGATCTCCCGCTCTTCATCACCGAGTACGCCGTTGTCCCCGGCATGGGGATTGAGCCCAAGCACGGCCATGTCATCGAAGCCGGTGGCCCGGTAGAGGTCGACGAGAAAACGGGCGAGGGCGTTGCGTTCGATCTTCGCCGGTACCTCTTTGAGCGGAACGTGTTCGGTAAAGAGCGCGACATAAAGCTGGCTGCACCCCAGCATCATGATCGCTTCCTGCTCGAAATGATCACGCAGCAGGTCGGTGTGACCTTTGTAGGTGATGCCCGCCTGCATCCACGCCTCTTTGTGGATCGGGAGAGTGACGATGGCATCCGTTTCGCCCGCTTCGGTCAGCGCGATCGCCTTGACAAAGGAGGCGTGGCTGTAGCGCCCGGCATCGGCGGTGACGCATCCGGGCTTGATGGCGACGGGGAGCCCCAGAGGGACCATGGTGAAATCGTCGGGCAGCTGCATGCCCAGCAGGGATGCCGCCTCGGCCATGACCTCGGGGTCGACGCAGTAATAGGGGCGGCAGACGTCGGCAATCTGAGGATGGGTCCGCAGGGCGATCTCCGGGCCGACCCCGTTCGGATCACCGATGCTGACGGCGAGGCGCGGCAGGCTCATCGGACGAGCAGCGCTTTCATATCGCGCACTGCAGCGGCAA
Encoded proteins:
- the nspC gene encoding carboxynorspermidine decarboxylase, which produces MKKYYDVETPVYICEEARLASNLALLDRVQRESGAKIILALKGFAMWSTFDLVGRYLQGCTASGLHEAKLAREKMNKEVHTYSPAYKERDIDEIAAISDHIVFNSPDQLARFYDRVKSVNPGLSVSLRVNPEYSSSPVDLYNPCGLYSRLGTTAANFDAAQLPKLDGLNFHALCEQNVDALEGVLEAFEAKFGAYIDGLEYINFGGGHHITRADYDVERLIEVIRAFRERHKGITVYLEPGEAVGWQTGPLVATVLDIVHNGMDIAILDISAEAHMPDTLAMPYRAEVRDAAETGEKPHTYRLGGNTCLAGDIMGDYAFDAPLQVGDQIVFEDQIHYTFVKNTAFNGVQLPSLAILRQNGQMEIIKRFGYETYRDRLS
- a CDS encoding HD-GYP domain-containing protein; protein product: MITAYLIVIGIMFATVYQQHHSRMEDYVSQLFADVMTQVRAHLTMDEAETVSEEMREVLHSMQIPYLEAYDGKGRLLHTFASGEWPSIRQGTPLPELPVSGEEHFTLIEHAHSPYLVFATGPTEIKNPFGRHVVRAFRGVLPVDEGIIRRMREHYANALWLVLATGAVFALALFPMILFYYRQLRLKNSELIRSYFGTVSALGSAVAQRDSGTSSHSYRVTLYTLRLAEALQCCGQKHIANIILGAYLHDIGKIGIPDAILLKAGKLTADEFELMKSHVEKGLEIVSHVTWLSNAGSVIAGHHEKYDGSGYPHGLRGEAIPLEARIFSVADVFDALSSRRPYKAPMTLEASLDYIKSHSGTHFDPAIVAVFIRIVPGIYRETLQRSEKELEAMLQKEVEPYINRL
- the pdxA gene encoding 4-hydroxythreonine-4-phosphate dehydrogenase; translation: MSLPRLAVSIGDPNGVGPEIALRTHPQIADVCRPYYCVDPEVMAEAASLLGMQLPDDFTMVPLGLPVAIKPGCVTADAGRYSHASFVKAIALTEAGETDAIVTLPIHKEAWMQAGITYKGHTDLLRDHFEQEAIMMLGCSQLYVALFTEHVPLKEVPAKIERNALARFLVDLYRATGFDDMAVLGLNPHAGDNGVLGDEEREIEAAIDLANDTIASKGFKCDGRPFFGPVVPDAAFTPTFRSVHRHIVAMYHDQGLAPLKALYFDESVNISLNLPIIRTSVDHGTAFDIAYRGKARLNSYRNAVDTALRLL
- a CDS encoding Do family serine endopeptidase, with the protein product MPRRYLLLSSILSAVLTLQAAAVTFDEMPPVTKRVMPNGPNEVLSFSPAVERAKASIVYISSKQTRSQKYMEQMHPFFEQFFGRRYNPNPHRQSLGSGVIVTKDGYIVTNNHVVEDADTIMVKLPDSQKEYRAKLVGSDPKSDIAVIRIDAEGLTPIRMGSSAELQIGDIVFAIGNPFGVGLSVSQGIVSAQHKSGIGINEYENFIQTDASINPGNSGGALVDSRGALIGINSAIITRSGGNNGIGFAIEVDMVKSIAKKLIEDGSVTRGYLGVSIGNMTKELQSLYKHEQGALLNDIVVDSPAAKAGLKRGDLIIAVDGDPIRNAADLKNRVGMYRPGSRVKITYERDGDTDSVYVNLTDLGEHDTNDADAVFEGVSLQNIDAQQRYRLRIPDDVEGVLVTEVDAESDAAMQGIRPGDIIVQLENTPVTDIASLVKAHKNAKGKIKRVYVYRKGQVYVVALP